The stretch of DNA TTGTTACAGATTATAAAATCACACAATATTATAAAAAATAATTATTATAAAACCGCATTATGGACACTAAAAAATTAATTGTAATTACAGGAGCAAGTTCAGGAATTGGAGCTGCTACAGCAAAATTATTCTCTTCAAAAGGACACCCTTTATTATTACTAGCAAGAAGAATAGAAAAAATTGAAGCTTTAAATTTACCTGACACTTTATACAAAAAGGTTGATGTTACAGATTTGAAAGCTTTAAAAAATGCTATACAAGAAGCCGAAGAAAAATTTGGACCTGTTGATTGCATGATTAACAATGCTGGTTTAATGCTTTTGGGAGATATTGCTACACAAGACCCTTCTGAATGGAAAAAAATGTTTGATGTTAATATTCTAGGCGTATTAAACGGTATGCAAGCTGTTTTACCTCAAATGAAAGAGCGTAATCATGGAACCATCATCAATACAAGTTCAATTGCTGGAAGAAAAACATTTCCTAATCATGCAGCTTATTGTGGGACTAAATTTGGAGTACACGCCCTTACTGAAAATGCACGTGAAGAATCAGCCACATTTAATATTCGTATGGTAACTATTGCTCCTGGAGCTGTTGAAACTGAATTATTATCTCATACAACTTCAAATGAAATTAAAAATGATTATGAATCATGGAAAGATGATATGGGAGGCGTTTTAAATCCTAATGATATTGCAAACGCTATGTGGTATGCCTATAATCAGCCACAAGGAGTTAACATTCGTGAAATTGTATTAGCCGCTACAAAACAGCAACCTTAAATAAATAATTTTTTAATTAAATAATAACCTTATAATTTTTTATCATGTTTAATATAAACGCACAAACAAAAAAAAGTGATGCTACTTACGAAGTAGCTTTCGTTTCAGGAAAAAATAAAGTAAATTTTATGAGTGAAGGAACTCGTATAGCCGGAAATTTATTTATTCCTGACAATTATAACCCTCAAGGTGATTTTCCAGTAATTGTCTGCATAACACCAGCTAGTGGTATAAAAGAACAAACAGCAGGTATTTATGCCGAAAAACTTGCACAAAAAGGCTTTATAGCTTTAGCTTTTGATCACAGAACTTATGGTGAAAGCGGCGGATATCCAAGAGGAATGGAAAACGCTCCTATGAAAGTTGAAGATATCAAAAGTGCAATTTCTTTTATCGGAACACTATCAGGAGTAAACAAAGAACGAATTGGTGTACTTGGTTTATGCTCAGGAGCAGGCTACAGTATTCAAACAGCTATTTTTGATCAACGTGTAAAAGCTGTCGCAACTGTAAGTGGTTTTGTTGACTTTATTGATTACGGATTAGGAGGAGCTACTCAATATTCTGATGTATTAAAAGGAAATAATATTGAACAGTTTCAACAACAAATCAAAATGGGTAATGATGCACGTCAAAAGTTTTATGAAACAGGAGAAGTTGTTTTAGTAGATGGTATTCCTGTAAAAAATTCAGGTATGGGAGATTTTTGGGATAGAGCAGCTGACTATTATAGAAACCCTGAAAGAGGAGGTCAGTTTCCTACGTACACTCCTTTACGTGCGGCAATGTCATTAGACACACGTTATTTCTTTAATCCTAGTGAACATATGGAGTTAATGGCCAATCGACCTTTTTTAGCTATTATTGGAGAAAATGCGCTATCAGCTTATTTTAGCCAAGTAGCAGTTGAACGTGCTAAAGGAGATAAAGAATTGTATGAAATAGCAAATGCTACACATTTTGATTTATATGATCAAGAGCAGTACGTCAATCAAGCAATTGATAAACTTCATCAATTTTATCAAAAAAGATTAAAGTAATAATTCTTTAAACCTTACTACAATAAAACCTTATCATCATATTTGGAATTTAATGATAAGGTTTTTGTTATATATTTGAAAAAAATTAAAAAGTACTTATGTTTACAAAGAGAATCTACCCTTTAAAGTCCATGATAAAATGGACACGAAGAAACACTTATATTTTTATTATTATGGCAGCTATTCCAGTTGTTTTATATTCTGGATTACGCTGGTATTGGCTACATTTACCATGGCTTCCAATTGGTTTAGTCGGTACAGCTGTTGCCTTTATTATTGGTTTTAAAAATAATGCTTCATATGGACGTTTATGGGAGGCTCGAAAAATTTGGGGAGGAATCGTTAATTCTTCTCGCTCATTTACCATTATGTTGAATGATTTTATCACCAATGAACATGCTGAAAACCCTTTATCAGATGAAGAATTTTTCAAAATAAAAAAGGAAATGGTTCTACGTCATGTTGCATGGATGACTTCTTTACGTCACGCACTACGTACACCGAAACCTTGGGAAATATCCAATATTAATAAATCGGACAAAGAATATATGTCGAGTATTGATATTCACGAGCGAAAATATACATTAAAACAAGAATTAGAGGGGTATTTATCTGATGAAGAAATGAATTATGTTTTAAGTAAATCCAATAAACAAACAGCTTGTATTAATCTACAATCCAAACAATTAAAAAAATTAAAGTTAGCAGGATATATTGAGGATTTTCGCCATATGGAAATGGAAAAAATGCTAGTTGAGTTTTATACTTTACAAGGAAAAGCAGAACGCATTAAAAACTTTCCTTATCCAAGACAATTTGCAACGCTAAATTATTTGTTTGTTTGGACATTTATCATTCTTTTACCTTTCGGAATGATGCACGAATTTGATAAAATTGGTAATACTATTGTTGAAAGTATGCAACAATACAAACCTTACCCTAATGGGGGTTACCACCATATTATCGAATTAATTGGGGAATATTTCGTATGGTTTACAGTACCTTTTAGTGTTATTATTTCATGGATTTTCCATACAATGGAACGTATTGGAGAAGT from Flavobacteriaceae bacterium UJ101 encodes:
- a CDS encoding putative oxidoreductase (Belongs to the short-chain dehydrogenases/reductases (SDR) family.) gives rise to the protein MDTKKLIVITGASSGIGAATAKLFSSKGHPLLLLARRIEKIEALNLPDTLYKKVDVTDLKALKNAIQEAEEKFGPVDCMINNAGLMLLGDIATQDPSEWKKMFDVNILGVLNGMQAVLPQMKERNHGTIINTSSIAGRKTFPNHAAYCGTKFGVHALTENAREESATFNIRMVTIAPGAVETELLSHTTSNEIKNDYESWKDDMGGVLNPNDIANAMWYAYNQPQGVNIREIVLAATKQQP
- a CDS encoding UPF0187 protein (Belongs to the UPF0187 family.), translating into MFTKRIYPLKSMIKWTRRNTYIFIIMAAIPVVLYSGLRWYWLHLPWLPIGLVGTAVAFIIGFKNNASYGRLWEARKIWGGIVNSSRSFTIMLNDFITNEHAENPLSDEEFFKIKKEMVLRHVAWMTSLRHALRTPKPWEISNINKSDKEYMSSIDIHERKYTLKQELEGYLSDEEMNYVLSKSNKQTACINLQSKQLKKLKLAGYIEDFRHMEMEKMLVEFYTLQGKAERIKNFPYPRQFATLNYLFVWTFIILLPFGMMHEFDKIGNTIVESMQQYKPYPNGGYHHIIELIGEYFVWFTVPFSVIISWIFHTMERIGEVSENPFEGIANDVPITTMARGIEIDIRQMIEDDPNEIPKPIESQYDVQM